A window of Streptomyces armeniacus contains these coding sequences:
- a CDS encoding amino acid ABC transporter ATP-binding protein yields MSKVSVTKDAGGPESAPSGLVVLDNVNKHFGALHVLQDIDLTIARGEVVVVIGPSGSGKSTLCRTINRLETIDSGYIAVDDKPLPAEGKELARLRADVGMVFQAFNLFAHKTVLDNVMLGQLKVRKTDKEEAEKKARALLDRVGVANQADKYPAQLSGGQQQRVAIARALAMDPKVMLFDEPTSALDPEMINEVLEVMQQLARDGMTMVVVTHEMGFARSAANRVVFMADGRIVEEATPDQFFSNPRSDRAKDFLSKILHH; encoded by the coding sequence ATGAGCAAAGTATCGGTGACCAAGGACGCCGGCGGACCGGAATCGGCGCCGAGCGGCCTGGTCGTCCTGGACAACGTCAACAAGCACTTCGGTGCGCTGCACGTGCTCCAGGACATCGACCTGACGATCGCGCGCGGCGAGGTCGTGGTCGTCATCGGACCGTCCGGTTCCGGCAAGTCCACGCTGTGCCGCACGATCAACCGGCTGGAGACGATCGACTCCGGCTACATCGCCGTCGACGACAAGCCCCTGCCCGCGGAAGGCAAGGAACTGGCCAGGCTGCGCGCGGACGTGGGCATGGTGTTCCAGGCGTTCAACCTCTTCGCGCACAAGACGGTGCTCGACAACGTCATGCTCGGCCAGCTGAAGGTCCGCAAGACGGACAAGGAGGAGGCCGAGAAGAAGGCGCGCGCCCTGCTGGACCGGGTGGGTGTCGCGAACCAGGCCGACAAGTACCCCGCTCAGCTCTCCGGCGGCCAGCAGCAGCGCGTGGCCATCGCCCGCGCGCTGGCCATGGATCCCAAGGTGATGCTGTTCGACGAGCCGACTTCGGCGCTCGACCCCGAGATGATCAACGAGGTCCTCGAGGTCATGCAGCAGTTGGCGCGGGACGGGATGACGATGGTCGTCGTCACCCACGAGATGGGCTTCGCACGATCCGCTGCCAACCGGGTGGTTTTCATGGCGGACGGGCGAATTGTCGAGGAGGCTACCCCCGACCAGTTCTTCAGCAACCCGCGCAGCGACCGGGCGAAGGACTTCCTGTCGAAGATCCTTCACCACTGA
- a CDS encoding response regulator transcription factor, whose product MRLLLVEDDERVAAALSAVLERHGFTVVHARDGEDALRELLPGDDAAPFGVVLLDLGLPGQDGFEVCGRIRKLTSVPVIMVTARADVRSRIHGLNLGADDYVVKPYDTGELLARIHAVSRRTVPADEAGAEEQGTGGAAGGAVLRLGKLTIELPTRQVSVGGRAVSLTRKEFDLLALLAQRPGVVFRREQIISEVWRTSWEGTGRTLEVHVASLRSKLGLPALIETVRGVGYRLVAPPAA is encoded by the coding sequence ATGAGACTGCTGCTGGTCGAGGACGACGAGCGGGTCGCCGCCGCGCTCTCCGCGGTGCTGGAGCGGCACGGCTTCACCGTCGTGCACGCCCGGGACGGCGAGGACGCCCTGCGGGAGCTGCTGCCCGGCGACGACGCGGCGCCCTTCGGCGTGGTGCTGCTCGACCTCGGACTGCCGGGCCAGGACGGCTTCGAGGTGTGCGGACGCATCCGCAAGCTGACCTCCGTACCCGTGATCATGGTGACGGCCCGTGCGGACGTACGGTCGCGGATCCACGGTCTGAACCTCGGCGCCGACGACTACGTCGTCAAGCCCTACGACACCGGCGAGCTCCTCGCCCGTATCCACGCGGTCAGCCGGCGCACCGTGCCCGCCGACGAGGCCGGCGCGGAGGAGCAGGGTACGGGCGGCGCCGCGGGCGGCGCGGTGCTGCGGCTCGGGAAGCTGACGATCGAGCTGCCCACCCGCCAGGTGTCGGTGGGCGGCCGTGCGGTGTCGCTGACCCGCAAGGAGTTCGACCTGCTGGCGCTGCTCGCGCAGCGGCCCGGGGTGGTGTTCCGGCGGGAGCAGATCATCAGCGAGGTGTGGCGTACGAGTTGGGAGGGGACCGGGCGGACGCTGGAGGTGCATGTGGCGTCGCTGCGTTCGAAGCTCGGGCTGCCCGCGCTCATCGAGACCGTACGGGGCGTCGGCTACCGGCTCGTCGCGCCGCCGGCCGCGTAG
- a CDS encoding sensor histidine kinase: MRARLLPLLILLFAGVPLALGLPLAVSLASAEQQNVVVDRIDDTARFASLAQFVTARSEQGERLATLRRELRRYHDLYGIRAGVFYRDGQTMAAAPDGWRVPRTGAGQEAFMEALAGRRSHDPKQVWPWQRGRIAVASPVIRDGDVAAVVYTDSPTGQLRSRILHGWLPIAAGEAAALLLAVAAAFLLTRWVLRPVRTLDWAAHEIATGEFKSRVAASGGPPELRRLARSFNEMADHVEDVLEQQRAFVADASHQLRNPLSALLLRIELLGLELPEGNEEVASVRAEGKRLAQVLDDLLDLALAEHSAADLRLTDVAALAAERVAAWQPVAEQDGVELRYEGAPAVTGWADPVALSSALDAVVDNAVKFTPAGQRVTVTAAAGGDEATVEVADGGPGLDEEELARVGDRFWRSSRHQNVSGSGLGLSITRALLSAGGARVGFAPNEPHGLRVTLTLPRDEPPAPAGDAESPAR; this comes from the coding sequence GTGCGCGCCCGCCTCCTCCCGCTCCTCATCCTCCTGTTCGCCGGGGTGCCCCTCGCCCTCGGACTGCCGCTCGCGGTCAGCCTGGCCTCGGCCGAGCAGCAGAACGTCGTCGTGGACCGCATCGACGACACCGCGCGGTTCGCGTCGCTCGCGCAGTTCGTCACCGCGCGCAGCGAGCAGGGCGAGCGGCTGGCCACGCTCCGCCGCGAACTGCGCCGCTACCACGACCTGTACGGCATCCGCGCCGGCGTCTTCTACCGCGACGGGCAGACCATGGCCGCCGCCCCCGACGGCTGGCGGGTGCCGCGTACGGGCGCGGGCCAGGAGGCGTTCATGGAGGCGCTGGCCGGGCGGCGCAGCCACGACCCGAAGCAGGTGTGGCCGTGGCAGCGGGGCCGTATCGCCGTCGCCTCGCCGGTGATCAGGGACGGCGACGTGGCCGCCGTCGTCTACACCGACTCGCCCACCGGGCAGCTGCGCTCCCGCATCCTGCACGGCTGGCTGCCGATCGCGGCCGGCGAGGCCGCGGCGCTGCTGCTCGCGGTGGCGGCGGCGTTCCTGCTGACGCGCTGGGTGCTGCGGCCGGTGCGCACGCTGGACTGGGCCGCGCACGAGATCGCCACCGGCGAGTTCAAGTCCCGTGTCGCCGCCTCCGGTGGCCCGCCCGAACTGCGCCGCCTCGCGCGGTCGTTCAACGAGATGGCCGACCACGTGGAGGATGTGCTGGAGCAGCAGCGCGCCTTCGTGGCCGACGCCTCGCACCAGCTGCGGAACCCGCTGTCCGCGCTGCTGCTGCGGATCGAGCTGCTCGGGCTCGAGCTGCCGGAGGGCAACGAGGAGGTCGCGTCCGTACGGGCGGAGGGCAAGCGGCTCGCACAGGTGCTGGACGACCTGCTGGACCTGGCGCTGGCCGAGCACTCCGCGGCGGACCTGCGGCTGACCGACGTCGCGGCGCTGGCCGCCGAACGCGTCGCGGCCTGGCAGCCGGTCGCGGAGCAGGACGGTGTGGAGCTGCGCTACGAGGGCGCGCCGGCGGTCACCGGGTGGGCCGACCCGGTGGCGCTGTCCAGCGCGCTGGACGCGGTGGTCGACAACGCGGTCAAGTTCACGCCGGCGGGGCAGCGGGTGACCGTCACGGCCGCCGCGGGCGGGGACGAGGCGACGGTGGAGGTCGCGGACGGCGGCCCGGGGCTGGACGAGGAGGAACTCGCCCGCGTCGGCGACCGCTTCTGGCGCAGCAGCCGCCACCAGAACGTGTCCGGCTCGGGCCTCGGACTGTCCATCACCCGCGCGCTGCTCTCCGCGGGCGGCGCGCGCGTCGGCTTCGCGCCGAACGAGCCGCACGGCCTGCGCGTCACCCTCACCCTGCCACGCGACGAGCCCCCCGCACCGGCCGGGGACGCGGAGTCCCCGGCGCGGTGA
- a CDS encoding alpha-mannosidase has protein sequence MHDDHSIVEDRLRRVLDERVRPAVYTSPLPLTVERWDAPDEPVPVSEGLGAPYGPGAAGEEWGPAWGTTWFRVTGQVPAEWAGKTVEAVLDLGFDRRMPGFQCEGLVYRADGEAVKALNPFNDWVRIGQPAAGGEAVELYVEAAANPILNTPQTPTYEGDRLTAGDHPLYRLGRMDLAVFETEVWELVQDLEVTGGLMRELPLDDARRWELLRALERALDALDLTDVPGTAERARACLTGVLAAPARASAHRISAVGHAHIDSAWLWPLRETVRKVARTASNMVSLMDDHPEFVFAMSQAQQLAWIKEHRPEVYARVKKKVADGQFVPVGGMWVESDTNMVGGEAMARQFLYGKKFFLDEFGVDTKEVWLPDTFGYTAAMPQIVSLAGAKWFLTQKISWSQTNEFPHHTFWWEGIDGTRVFTHFPPVDTYNSELSGAEMAHAARNYREKGAGSRSLAPFGHGDGGGGTTREMLARAERLRDLEGSPRVTVEKPAAFFEKAHEEYQDAPVWAGELYLELHRGTYTSQAKTKQGNRHSESLLREAELWAATAALRVPGQAYPYEQLEQLWKTVLLHQFHDILPGSSIAWVHREARETYARVRAELEGIIERAQRALAGEGSAPMVFNGAPHARGGVPGGGAAARTRTAEGETVTVAERDGGGWVLANGLLRVEIDDRGLVVSAYDAVGDRESVAPGHAANLLQVHPDFPNHWDAWDVDEFYRHNVTDLTGADEVAVTSDGPDAVTVRAARSFGSSSVVQQLTLRAGARSLDIDTEVDWQETEKFLKAAFPLDVKAERSASETQFGHVFRATHTNTSWEAAKFEICAHRWLQVEEPDWGVALVNDSTYGHDVTRDVRPDGGQTTTVRLSLLRAPRYPDPETDQGRHRLRYALVPGATVGDAVREGHWINLPERTVEGGGDPVAPLIAVAGDQVVAEAVKLAEDRSGDVIVRLYESRGSRARTTVTAGFTLASAAVVDLLERPLTDAYALAEPEAAADGAVEVSLRPFQILTLRLTPAG, from the coding sequence ATGCACGACGACCACAGCATTGTCGAAGACCGACTGCGCCGCGTCCTGGACGAGCGGGTGCGCCCCGCCGTCTACACCTCGCCGCTGCCGCTCACCGTCGAGCGCTGGGACGCGCCCGACGAGCCCGTGCCCGTGTCCGAGGGCCTCGGTGCCCCGTACGGTCCCGGTGCGGCCGGCGAGGAGTGGGGGCCGGCCTGGGGCACGACCTGGTTCCGGGTCACCGGACAAGTGCCCGCGGAGTGGGCGGGGAAGACCGTCGAGGCGGTGCTCGACCTGGGCTTCGACCGGAGGATGCCCGGCTTTCAGTGCGAGGGCCTCGTCTACCGCGCGGACGGCGAGGCGGTGAAGGCGCTCAACCCGTTCAACGACTGGGTGCGGATCGGGCAGCCCGCCGCGGGCGGCGAGGCGGTGGAGCTGTACGTCGAGGCGGCCGCGAACCCGATCCTCAACACCCCCCAGACGCCCACCTACGAGGGCGACCGGCTCACCGCAGGCGACCACCCGCTCTACCGGCTGGGCCGCATGGACCTGGCCGTCTTCGAGACCGAGGTCTGGGAGCTGGTCCAGGACCTGGAGGTCACGGGCGGGCTGATGCGGGAGCTCCCGCTGGACGACGCGCGCCGCTGGGAACTGCTGCGCGCCCTCGAACGCGCCCTGGACGCCCTGGACCTGACCGACGTGCCCGGCACCGCGGAACGCGCGCGTGCCTGCCTCACCGGCGTCCTTGCGGCGCCGGCCCGCGCGTCCGCGCACCGGATCAGCGCGGTGGGGCACGCCCACATCGACTCGGCGTGGCTGTGGCCGCTGCGGGAGACCGTACGGAAGGTGGCGCGCACCGCGTCCAACATGGTCAGCCTCATGGACGACCACCCGGAGTTCGTCTTCGCCATGTCCCAGGCGCAGCAGCTGGCCTGGATCAAGGAGCACCGGCCCGAGGTGTACGCCCGGGTCAAGAAGAAGGTGGCGGACGGGCAGTTCGTGCCGGTGGGCGGCATGTGGGTGGAGTCGGACACGAACATGGTCGGCGGCGAGGCCATGGCCCGGCAGTTCCTGTACGGCAAGAAGTTCTTCCTGGACGAGTTCGGCGTCGACACCAAGGAGGTGTGGCTGCCGGACACCTTCGGCTACACGGCGGCCATGCCGCAGATCGTGTCGCTGGCGGGCGCGAAGTGGTTCCTGACGCAGAAGATCTCGTGGAGCCAGACGAACGAGTTCCCGCACCACACCTTCTGGTGGGAGGGCATCGACGGCACCCGCGTGTTCACCCACTTCCCGCCGGTCGACACGTACAACTCGGAACTGAGCGGCGCCGAGATGGCGCACGCCGCGCGCAACTACCGTGAGAAGGGCGCCGGTTCGCGCTCCCTCGCGCCCTTCGGGCACGGCGACGGCGGCGGCGGCACCACCCGCGAGATGCTGGCGCGCGCGGAGCGGCTGCGCGATCTGGAGGGCTCGCCGCGGGTCACGGTGGAGAAGCCGGCGGCGTTCTTCGAGAAGGCGCACGAGGAGTACCAGGACGCGCCCGTGTGGGCCGGCGAGCTCTATCTGGAGCTGCACCGCGGCACGTACACCTCGCAGGCGAAGACCAAGCAGGGCAACCGGCACAGCGAGTCCCTGCTGCGCGAGGCGGAGCTGTGGGCGGCCACGGCGGCGCTGCGCGTGCCCGGTCAGGCGTACCCGTACGAGCAGTTGGAGCAGCTGTGGAAGACGGTGCTGCTGCACCAGTTCCACGACATCCTGCCGGGCTCGTCCATCGCGTGGGTCCACCGCGAGGCGCGCGAGACGTACGCCCGCGTGCGCGCCGAGCTGGAGGGCATCATCGAGCGCGCCCAGCGCGCGCTGGCGGGCGAGGGCAGCGCGCCGATGGTGTTCAACGGCGCACCGCACGCCCGCGGCGGCGTACCCGGCGGCGGCGCGGCAGCCCGGACGCGTACGGCCGAGGGCGAGACCGTCACCGTCGCGGAACGGGACGGCGGCGGCTGGGTGCTCGCCAACGGCCTGCTGCGCGTGGAGATCGACGACCGCGGCCTGGTGGTCTCCGCATACGACGCCGTCGGCGACCGCGAGTCGGTCGCACCGGGGCACGCCGCCAACCTCCTCCAGGTGCACCCGGACTTCCCGAACCACTGGGACGCCTGGGACGTGGACGAGTTCTACCGGCACAACGTCACGGACCTGACCGGCGCCGACGAGGTGGCGGTGACCTCCGACGGGCCGGACGCCGTGACCGTACGGGCCGCCCGCTCGTTCGGCTCCTCCTCCGTCGTGCAGCAGCTGACGCTGCGCGCCGGCGCGCGCTCGCTGGACATCGACACCGAGGTGGACTGGCAGGAGACCGAGAAGTTCCTCAAGGCCGCGTTCCCGCTGGATGTGAAGGCCGAACGGTCGGCGTCGGAGACGCAGTTCGGGCACGTCTTCCGCGCGACGCACACCAACACCTCCTGGGAGGCGGCCAAGTTCGAGATCTGCGCGCACCGCTGGCTGCAGGTCGAGGAGCCGGACTGGGGCGTCGCCCTCGTCAACGACTCGACGTACGGGCACGACGTCACCCGCGACGTACGCCCCGACGGCGGCCAGACCACCACGGTCCGGCTGTCCCTGCTGCGCGCGCCGCGCTACCCCGACCCGGAGACGGACCAGGGCAGGCACCGGCTGCGCTACGCGCTGGTGCCGGGCGCGACGGTGGGCGACGCGGTCCGCGAAGGCCACTGGATCAACCTGCCGGAGCGCACCGTGGAGGGCGGCGGCGACCCCGTCGCGCCGCTCATCGCCGTCGCGGGCGACCAGGTCGTGGCGGAGGCCGTCAAGCTGGCGGAGGACCGCAGCGGCGACGTGATCGTACGGCTCTACGAGTCCCGCGGCAGCCGCGCCCGTACGACCGTCACGGCGGGCTTCACGCTCGCCTCGGCGGCCGTGGTGGACCTGCTGGAGCGGCCGCTCACGGACGCGTACGCGCTCGCGGAGCCGGAGGCGGCGGCGGACGGCGCGGTGGAGGTGTCGCTGCGCCCGTTCCAGATCCTCACCCTGCGGCTCACACCGGCGGGCTGA
- a CDS encoding TAXI family TRAP transporter solute-binding subunit codes for MVRPGVPYGLRDGARAVRALTRRRVVRGACAALVVLGLLAWWLLPGGSPAPSGNVTFATGVPTGVYARYGTLLQQRLGRDAPDLDMGLKASEGSVENIEMVVSGEADFTIAQSDAVADYVDGGGEGADRLSACARLYDDYVQLIVPADSPVRSARDLKGLRVGMGEERSGVSLVAGRLLQAAGLNRKKDLHEVPIGIDRMPALLADGKLDAFLWTGGLPTTAIEQLAEKTRIRLVQLGDLVPRLQRMEPETRHYRPAVMPADAYPAVQQGEPVNTVAVSNLLVTTDRTDAEVAEALTRSLINSRDQIGNEVHAAQKVDLRTAIYTDPLPLHEGAERYYRAVKP; via the coding sequence ATGGTCAGACCCGGAGTGCCGTACGGCTTGCGCGACGGCGCACGCGCTGTGCGCGCGCTGACGCGCCGGCGCGTGGTGCGCGGCGCGTGCGCGGCGTTGGTCGTGCTGGGGCTGCTGGCGTGGTGGCTGCTGCCCGGCGGCAGCCCGGCGCCCAGCGGGAACGTCACGTTCGCCACCGGAGTCCCCACCGGGGTGTACGCCCGCTACGGCACGCTGCTGCAGCAGCGGCTCGGCCGTGACGCGCCGGACCTCGACATGGGCCTCAAGGCCAGCGAGGGGTCCGTGGAGAACATCGAGATGGTGGTCTCCGGCGAGGCGGACTTCACGATCGCGCAGTCGGACGCCGTCGCCGACTACGTGGACGGCGGCGGCGAGGGCGCGGACCGGCTGTCCGCGTGCGCCCGGCTGTACGACGACTACGTGCAGCTGATCGTCCCCGCCGACTCCCCCGTACGCAGCGCGCGCGACCTGAAGGGGCTGCGGGTCGGCATGGGCGAGGAGCGTTCCGGGGTGAGCCTGGTCGCGGGGCGGCTGCTGCAGGCCGCCGGGCTGAACCGGAAGAAGGACCTGCACGAGGTGCCGATCGGCATCGACCGGATGCCCGCGCTGCTGGCGGACGGGAAGCTGGACGCGTTCCTGTGGACCGGCGGGCTGCCCACCACCGCCATCGAGCAGCTCGCCGAGAAGACCCGCATCCGGCTCGTACAACTCGGCGACCTGGTGCCGCGGCTGCAGCGGATGGAGCCCGAGACGCGCCACTACCGCCCGGCGGTGATGCCCGCGGACGCGTACCCGGCCGTACAGCAGGGCGAGCCCGTCAACACGGTCGCGGTGTCGAACCTGCTGGTCACCACGGACCGGACGGACGCGGAGGTGGCGGAGGCCCTGACGCGTTCGCTGATCAACAGCCGGGACCAGATCGGCAACGAAGTGCACGCGGCCCAGAAGGTCGACCTGCGCACCGCGATCTACACCGACCCGCTTCCCCTGCACGAAGGCGCCGAACGGTACTACCGCGCGGTCAAGCCCTGA
- a CDS encoding terpene synthase family protein, producing the protein MTQPFELPDFYTPYPARLNPHTAEARTHSRDWAREMGMLEGSGVWEQSDLDAHDYALLCAYTHPDASGPDLSLVTDWYVWVFFFDDHFLEVFKKPQDREGARTYLDRLPAFMPMDLDDGIPEPANPVEAGLADLWARTVPEMSAAWRARFAESTRNLLNESLWELANIHARRVPNPVEYIEMRRKVGGAPWSAGLVEYAARAEVPAAVAGSRPLRVLRDSFSDAVHLRNDLFSYQRETEEEGELANGVLVLETFLGCTTQQAADAVNDLLTSRLQQFEHTVFTELGPLFAETGLDAPSSASVMAYVKGLQDWQSGGHEWHMRSSRYMNSRSAHGGTDSGTDAGAPFAAPLGLSGLTARGLGTAAAGLAATRLTTARAEAARARTFRYMPYQRVGPSQLPPIDMPFTARLSPHLGAARRNVVDWSRRMGFLEPQPGVPHSHVWDEELLRDHDLPLCAAGIHPDATPDELDLSSDWLAWGTYGDDYYPVVFGRQRDLAGARVCTERLRAFMPLESEPVPPPANALERGLADLWTRTAGPMAAAARRALRKAVEDMTDSWLWELGNQAQNRVPDPVDYIEMRRLTFGSDLTMSLCRLAHGERLPPEIHGSRPMRSLENAASDYACLVNDVFSYQKEIEFEGEVHNGVLVVQHFFDCDRPTAVAVIGDLMSSRMRQFQHVVAHELPVLHDEFSLDAVAVAALDDYVRDLENWLSGILTWHQGCRRYTEDDLRRHAAAPPAAGGGGGPSAYALPTGLGTSAARLARTAASARGGAG; encoded by the coding sequence GTGACACAGCCCTTCGAACTGCCGGACTTCTACACTCCGTATCCCGCCCGGCTGAACCCGCACACCGCCGAGGCGCGGACGCACTCGAGGGACTGGGCCCGCGAGATGGGCATGCTGGAGGGCTCCGGCGTGTGGGAGCAGAGCGACCTGGACGCGCATGACTACGCGCTGCTCTGCGCGTACACGCACCCCGACGCCTCGGGTCCGGACCTGTCGCTGGTCACCGACTGGTACGTGTGGGTCTTCTTCTTCGACGACCACTTCCTGGAGGTCTTCAAGAAGCCGCAGGACCGCGAGGGCGCCCGTACGTATCTGGACCGGCTCCCCGCCTTCATGCCGATGGACCTCGACGACGGCATCCCTGAGCCCGCCAACCCCGTTGAGGCGGGCCTCGCCGACCTGTGGGCCCGTACGGTGCCCGAGATGTCCGCGGCCTGGCGGGCGCGCTTCGCGGAGAGCACCAGGAACCTGCTGAACGAGTCCCTGTGGGAGCTCGCGAACATCCACGCGCGCCGTGTCCCGAACCCCGTCGAGTACATCGAGATGCGCCGCAAGGTGGGCGGCGCCCCCTGGTCGGCCGGGCTGGTGGAGTACGCGGCACGCGCCGAGGTGCCGGCCGCCGTCGCCGGGTCGCGGCCGCTGCGGGTGCTCCGGGACAGCTTCTCGGACGCGGTCCACCTCCGCAACGACCTCTTCTCGTACCAGCGGGAGACCGAGGAGGAGGGCGAACTGGCCAACGGCGTACTGGTCCTGGAGACCTTCCTCGGCTGTACCACTCAGCAGGCCGCGGACGCCGTCAACGACCTGCTGACCTCCCGGCTCCAGCAGTTCGAGCACACGGTGTTCACCGAACTGGGCCCCCTCTTCGCCGAGACCGGCCTCGACGCGCCCTCCAGCGCGTCCGTCATGGCGTACGTCAAGGGGCTGCAGGACTGGCAGTCGGGCGGCCACGAGTGGCACATGCGCTCCAGCCGCTACATGAACAGCCGCTCCGCGCACGGCGGTACGGACAGCGGTACGGACGCGGGCGCCCCCTTCGCCGCCCCGCTCGGGCTGTCCGGGCTCACCGCGCGCGGCCTCGGCACGGCCGCCGCCGGGCTGGCGGCGACGCGGCTGACCACCGCGCGCGCGGAGGCCGCCCGCGCCCGCACCTTCCGGTACATGCCGTACCAGCGGGTGGGCCCGTCCCAACTGCCCCCGATCGACATGCCGTTCACCGCCCGACTCAGCCCGCATCTGGGCGCCGCCCGCCGGAACGTCGTCGACTGGTCGCGCCGCATGGGCTTCCTGGAGCCGCAGCCCGGCGTGCCCCACTCGCACGTCTGGGACGAGGAGCTGCTGCGGGACCACGACCTGCCGCTCTGTGCCGCCGGAATCCACCCCGACGCCACCCCGGACGAGCTCGACCTCAGCTCAGACTGGCTGGCCTGGGGCACGTACGGCGACGACTACTACCCCGTCGTCTTCGGACGGCAGCGGGATCTCGCGGGCGCGCGGGTGTGCACGGAACGGCTACGGGCGTTCATGCCGCTGGAGTCCGAGCCCGTGCCGCCCCCGGCCAACGCCCTGGAGCGGGGTCTTGCGGACCTGTGGACGCGTACGGCGGGGCCGATGGCCGCGGCGGCGCGGCGCGCGCTCCGTAAGGCGGTCGAGGACATGACGGACAGCTGGCTGTGGGAGCTCGGCAACCAGGCGCAGAACCGCGTCCCGGACCCGGTCGACTACATCGAGATGCGCCGGCTGACCTTCGGCTCCGACCTCACCATGAGCCTGTGCCGGCTCGCGCACGGCGAACGGCTCCCGCCGGAGATCCACGGCAGCCGCCCCATGCGCTCCCTGGAGAACGCCGCCTCGGATTACGCGTGCCTGGTCAACGACGTCTTCTCGTACCAGAAGGAGATCGAGTTCGAGGGCGAGGTGCACAACGGCGTCCTCGTCGTGCAGCACTTCTTCGACTGCGACCGCCCGACCGCGGTGGCGGTCATCGGGGATCTGATGAGCTCCCGTATGCGCCAGTTCCAGCACGTCGTCGCCCACGAACTGCCCGTCCTGCACGACGAGTTCTCCCTGGACGCGGTGGCGGTCGCGGCCCTGGACGACTACGTACGGGACCTGGAGAACTGGCTGTCGGGCATCCTCACCTGGCACCAGGGCTGCCGCCGGTACACGGAGGACGACCTGCGCAGGCACGCCGCCGCGCCCCCGGCGGCGGGCGGCGGAGGCGGCCCGTCCGCGTATGCGCTGCCGACCGGGCTCGGCACCTCGGCGGCACGCCTGGCCCGTACGGCGGCGAGCGCGCGCGGCGGCGCGGGCTGA
- the miaB gene encoding tRNA (N6-isopentenyl adenosine(37)-C2)-methylthiotransferase MiaB: protein MTAQDTFTRSYEIRTFGCQMNVHDSERMAGLLEDAGYVRAPADGDGADVVVFNTCAVRENADNRLYGNLGQLAPKKAAHPGMQIAVGGCLAQKDRDTIVRKAPWVDVVFGTHNVGKLPVLLERARVQEEAQVEIAESLEAFPSTLPTRRESAYAAWVSVSVGCNNTCTFCIVPQLRGKEKDRRPGDILAEVEALVDEGVSEITLLGQNVNAYGSDIGDREAFGKLLRACGRIEGLERVRFTSPHPRDFTDDVIAAMAETPNVMPQLHMPLQSGSSRVLKAMRRSYRQERYLEIIEKVRAAMPDAAISTDIIVGFPGETEEDFQETLHVVREARFAQAFTFQYSKRPGTPAAEMDGQLPKAVVQERYERLVELQEEISWAENKKQLGRTVEVMAAEGEGRKDGATRRLSGRATDNRLVHFTPGEDAVRPGDLATVEITYAAPHHLLAEGPARSVRRTRAGDAWERRNSAPQEPGSGSGVLLGLPTVGAPEPQPAATGTGSCGSC from the coding sequence ATGACCGCGCAGGACACCTTCACGCGAAGCTACGAGATCCGCACGTTCGGCTGCCAGATGAACGTCCACGACAGCGAACGCATGGCGGGTCTGCTCGAGGACGCCGGATACGTGCGCGCGCCCGCGGACGGCGACGGCGCCGACGTCGTGGTGTTCAACACCTGCGCGGTGCGCGAGAACGCGGACAACCGGCTGTACGGCAACCTCGGCCAGCTCGCCCCGAAGAAGGCCGCGCACCCGGGCATGCAGATCGCCGTCGGCGGCTGCCTGGCGCAGAAGGACCGCGACACGATCGTGCGCAAGGCGCCGTGGGTGGACGTCGTCTTCGGCACGCACAACGTCGGCAAGCTGCCCGTGCTGCTCGAGCGCGCCCGCGTGCAGGAGGAGGCGCAGGTCGAGATCGCCGAGTCGCTGGAGGCGTTCCCCTCGACGCTGCCGACGCGGCGCGAGAGCGCGTACGCCGCCTGGGTCTCCGTGTCCGTCGGGTGCAACAACACCTGCACCTTCTGCATCGTCCCGCAGCTGCGCGGCAAGGAGAAGGACCGGCGGCCCGGCGACATCCTGGCCGAGGTGGAGGCGCTGGTCGACGAGGGCGTCAGCGAGATCACGCTGCTCGGGCAGAACGTCAACGCGTACGGCAGCGACATCGGCGACCGCGAGGCGTTCGGCAAGCTGCTGCGCGCGTGCGGCCGCATCGAGGGGCTGGAGCGGGTCCGCTTCACCTCGCCGCACCCGCGCGACTTCACGGACGACGTGATCGCCGCGATGGCCGAGACGCCGAACGTGATGCCGCAGCTCCACATGCCGCTGCAGTCGGGCTCGTCACGGGTGCTGAAGGCGATGCGCCGCTCGTACCGGCAGGAGCGCTACCTGGAGATCATCGAGAAGGTGCGCGCGGCCATGCCGGACGCGGCGATCTCCACCGACATCATCGTGGGCTTCCCGGGCGAGACCGAGGAGGACTTCCAGGAGACGCTGCACGTGGTGCGCGAGGCGCGGTTCGCGCAGGCCTTCACCTTCCAGTACAGCAAGCGCCCCGGCACGCCCGCCGCGGAGATGGACGGGCAGCTGCCGAAGGCCGTCGTGCAGGAGCGCTACGAGCGGCTGGTGGAGCTCCAGGAGGAGATCTCCTGGGCGGAGAACAAGAAGCAGCTCGGCCGCACCGTCGAGGTCATGGCGGCCGAGGGCGAGGGCCGCAAGGACGGCGCCACCCGCCGCCTGTCGGGCCGCGCAACTGACAACCGGCTCGTGCACTTCACGCCGGGCGAGGACGCCGTACGCCCCGGCGACCTCGCCACCGTCGAGATCACCTACGCCGCCCCGCACCACCTCCTCGCCGAGGGCCCCGCCCGCTCCGTCCGCCGTACGCGCGCGGGCGACGCCTGGGAGCGCCGCAACTCCGCACCGCAGGAGCCGGGTTCCGGTTCCGGGGTGCTGCTGGGGCTGCCGACCGTCGGCGCACCGGAGCCGCAGCCCGCCGCCACGGGCACGGGAAGCTGCGGCAGCTGCTGA